One Astyanax mexicanus isolate ESR-SI-001 chromosome 3, AstMex3_surface, whole genome shotgun sequence genomic region harbors:
- the camsap3 gene encoding calmodulin-regulated spectrin-associated protein 3 isoform X6, producing the protein MVDSTAMRKTFVVPDIKPLDQYDFSRAKICGSVGWLLAKSYGNAENVPVELRDPFYCDQYEQEHLKPPVTRLLLSPDLYCRTYGLLLAGGSGAEGPPKDSGALLQTLSKKGLSPKDQNVPVTEADLSHKPIKMSAHLALIDALMVVAAMETVSTVRANGGAEQFSGEASWENALLDWVNMLNEKLKERTDDDQTQPSSEPQPVQPSCPTRWYWKLVPLRYRKDKMLSKLKPCFPVVKEVNDLSNGCAIAVVIHYYCPGLLRLEDICMKDSMSLADSLYNLQLIREFCDSCLKSCCHLVLEDMLYNPPELQVNILSFLAELLYWFEVSKPEFVQPLQAPELTESTERTDNGNSSSPSIFKKPFLPISSPVTTAPEAAGRTWTKKPPSRSLSSAVSFSIPFGLDSDVDIVMGNPVITRSVSSDNLNPVGQPATHVPYTPPEDLTHVLSKPSGANGPHRASWATQNPKVPLLVEENGLDENDSGELPTIEEALQIIHNESKMEPRLHPDGAPDGFYLHSPDDPASRRHNGTPTTLSCSAPSHSGMQHRPSGVVREPGRTRHTSEGSRDDDSVLRDGSMDSDASEDLPKTHSTPATPAGSARGTRSQGAETPDSGIKMTSFAERKKKAVPEQPKTSEAPAPQMTTWAAKKADESPGKSPTLTNEMSELGARLEEKRKAIEAQKKRIEAIFAKHRQRLGKSAFLQLKKGQDGESEEGEGGSSAELDERLARLESEVQQDEEEQKKKQPLPEDEGNSSNKASAQQTPNEKPVAGTPGEKSTVPLGDYNNAVSKLNAALSSLQSDMQRLSEQQNQLMKKKTPTSNQAWVIPPSTKAPTPTGPPPRLSRESTREMVPTSTSSSPSPSRRVSAQITIPKSPGSHRRAQSAPPKSPKHHQPHSRSTDLKAPTITRVITAPHSVDNIPHRRRVFPWQYRDQTSSSFSIGTPASQLDSRPASQLLLPEDDNISDTGSSEDRTVFSLDLEGGSTNQLLPRKDYQSGGGSSGAPSECSFESDVPAASYSGKRSSLIEISLSSLRGLEGEDPDQGSGPDAISDSMSDLTEPETRGGVGFFFKDEARPEDEMAQRRAALLEKQQKRAEELKRKKQEQEKEREASRRGSMDELRIGERADRPQTPCTPPQSRTPPRAPTPEGTSHRRGDFTRQEYERRHQLKIMEDLDKVLRQKPTTVRGVKKQRPKTVFHDDSALSRSPAKGFMGSRLNKVYSHSTNNLSSMANDGGTLTVRKSPSRSHSPSRLMSPSRSAMQNGEKDWDIASTISSPASIPEYTGPKLYKEPSFKSNKFIIHNAISRCCLAGKVNEPQKNKIIEEMEKSAANHFLILFRDSSCQFRAVYTMNPETEELVRLTGIGPRLIGPSMVESIYKYSSDRKQFTAIPSKTMSMSVDAFTIPGHLWQSKRPGTPKKLGTPK; encoded by the exons AAAACGTTCCAGTGGAGCTGAGAGACCCCTTCTATTGTGACCAGTACGAGCAGGAGCACCTCAAGCCTCCAGTGACCAGGCTGCTGCTGTCGCCCGACCTCTACTGCCGCACCTACGGCCTGCTCCTGGCTGGGGGCTCCGGCGCGGAGGGCCCCCCCAAAGACAGTGGTGCTCTCCTGCAGACCCTCAGCAAAAAGGGCCTGTCTCCAAAAGACCAGAACGTCCCTGTGACCGAAGCTGACCTCAGCCACAAGCCCATCAAAATG AGTGCCCATTTGGCATTGATAGACGCGTTGATGGTGGTGGCTGCCATGGAGACGGTGAGCACGGTGCGGGCGAATGGCGGAGCGGAGCAGTTCAGCGGAGAAGCCTCCTGGGAGAACGCCCTTCTGGACTGGGTCAACATG TTAAATgagaaactgaaagaaagaaCAGATGATGACCAGACCCAGCCCAGCTCAGAGCCACAGCCTGTTCAACCCTCA TGTCCCACCCGCTGGTACTGGAAACTTGTTCCT CTCCGGTACAGGAAGGATAAGATGCTGTCCAAGCTGAAGCCCTGTTTTCCTGTGGTGAAGGAAGTGAATGACCTCTCCAATGGCTGTGCCATAGCTGTTGTTATCCACTACTACTGCCCCGGCCTGCTGCGCCTGGAAG acatTTGCATGAAGGATTCAATGTCTCTGGCGGACAGTCTCTACAATCTTCAACTCATTCGTGAGTTCTGTGACAGTTGTCTGAAGAGCTGCTGCCACCTAGTGTTGGAGGACATGCTCTACAACCCACCTGAGTTGCAG gTGAACATACTGAGCTTTCTGGCAGAGCTCCTGTACTGGTTTGAGGTCTCGAAGCCTGAATTCGTTCAGCCCTTGCAGGCTCCAGAGCTGACTG AATCCACTGAAAGGACTGATAATGGCAACAG TAGCTCCCCCTCCATCTTTAAAAAGCCCTTCCTGCCCATCTCCTCCCCTGTGACCACAGCTCCAG AGGCAGCTGGTCGAACATGGACTAAGAAACCTCCAAG tcGCTCGCTGTCCTCTGCAGTGTCCTTTAGTATCCCCTTCGGTCTGGACAGCGACGTTGACATAGTGATGGGTAACCCAGTGATAACCCGCTCAGTCAGCTCTGACAACCTAAATCCAGTAGGACAGCCAGCGACGCATGTTCCCTACACCCCTCCAGAGGACCTTACTCACGTGTTGAGCAAGCCTTCTGGCGCCAATGGGCCTCACCGTGCCTCGTGGGCCACCCAGAACCCTAAGGTGCCcctgctggtggaggagaacggcCTGGATGAGAACGACTCCGGTGAGTTGCCTACCATTGAAGAGGCTCTGCAGATCATCCACAATGAAAGCAAAATGGAGCCCCGGCTGCACCCAGATGGAGCACCTGATGGCTTTTATTTGCACTCGCCGGATGACCCAGCCAGCCGAAGGCACAATGGAACCCCTACCACTCTCAgctgctccgccccttcccactCAGGAATGCAGCACCGGCCATCTGGGGTTGTACGTGAGCCGGGCCGCACCAGACACACATCGGAAGGCTCAAGAGATGATGATTCAGTGCTCAGAGATGGGAGCATGGACTCTGATGCATCCGAGGACCTTCCCAAAACCCATTCTACACCCGCCACCCCTGCAGGAAGTGCTCGTGGCACCCGCTCCCAGGGTGCAGAGACTCCTGACAGTGGAATAAAAATGACTAGCTTTGCCGAGCGCAAGAAGAAAGCTGTTCCAGAGCAGCCCAAAACCAGTGAGGCCCCTGCCCCACAGATGACAACCTGGGCGGCCAAGAAAGCAGACGAGAGCCCTGGAAAGAGCCCAACTCTCACCAATGAGATGTCAGAACTAGGGGCCAGACTTGAAGAAAAACGTAAGGCCATCGAAGCACAGAAGAAGCGCATCGAAGCCATCTTTGCAAAACATCGACAGAGGCTAGGCAAGAGCGCCTTCCTGCAACTCAAGAAGGGACAAGACGGAGAATCAGAGGAAGGTGAGGGCGGTTCCTCTGCAGAGCTAGATGAGCGATTGGCTCGCTTGGAGAGTGAAGTACAGCAGGATGAAGAGGAGCAGAAGAAAAAGCAACCTCTACCGGAGGATGAGGGTAATTCCTCAAACAAAGCTTCTGCACAGCAGACCCCTAATGAAAAGCCAGTGGCCGGTACACCGGGTGAAAAGAGCACAGTCCCGCTGGGTGACTACAACAACGCTGTATCAAAGCTGAACGCTGCTCTCAGCTCGCTGCAGAGCGACATGCAAAGGCTGTCTGAACAGCAGAACCAGTTGATGAAGAAGAAGACCCCAACCTCCAACCAGGCCTGGGTAATTCCACCCAGCACAAAAGCACCCACTCCAACAGGACCGCCTCCGCGACTGTCCAGAGAGTCGACCCGTGAAATGGTGCCAACCTCCACCTCCTCGTCCCCTTCCCCATCTCGCAGGGTCAGTGCTCAGATCACAATCCCCAAGTCGCCAGGCTCCCACCGAAGGGCACAGTCAGCACCACCAAAAAGCCCAAAACACCACCAACCACACTCACGATCAACGGACCTTAAGGCGCCAACAATTACCCGAGTCATCACCGCTCCTCATAGCGTGGACAACATCCCCCACCGACGCAGGGTGTTTCCTTGGCAGTATCGTGACCAGACCTCATCCTCTTTTAGCATTGGCACACCAGCGTCTCAGCTCGATTCCCGACCAGCTTCCCAGCTTCTCCTGCCTGAGGACGACAACATCTCTGACACAGGCTCCAGTGAGGACCGCACAGTCTTCAGCCTGGACTTAGAAGGGGGCTCCACCAACCAACTTCTACCCAGGAAGGACTATCAGAGCGGAGGTGGAAGTTCTGGAGCTCCATCAGAGTGCTCGTTTGAGAGTGATGTCCCAGCAGCTTCCTATAGTGGCAAGCGAAGCAGCCTAATTGAGATCTCCCTCTCTTCTTTGAGAGGGCTGGAAGGAGAGGACCCTGACCAAGGATCGGGACCCGATGCAATTTCCGACTCCATGAGTGACCTGACTGAGCCGGAGACAAGGGGCGGTGTCGGGTTCTTCTTTAAG gATGAGGCTCGGCCAGAAGATGAAATGGCTCAGAGGAGAGCTGCATTGCTGGAGAAGCAGCAGAAGAGAGCTGAAGaacttaaaaggaaaaaacaagagcaggagaaagagagggaggcgaG CAGACGCGGCTCCATGGACGAGTTGCGGATAGGTGAGCGAGCGGACCGTCCCCAGACGCCCTGCACCCCTCCCCAATCACGCACCCCACCCCGTGCTCCTACGCCCGAAGGTACCTCACACCGACGAGGAGATTTCACCCGACAGGAGTACGAACGACGCCACCAGCTGAAGATCATGGAGGACCTGGACAAGGTGCTGCGGCAGAAACCCACCACCGTCCGAGGGGTCAAAAAACAGCGACCTAAAACAGTGTTCCACGATGACTCCGCCCTCTCCCGCAGCCCAGCTAAAGGATTTATGG GTTCTCGTCTGAATAAAGTCTACTCTCATTCCACCAATAATCTTTCCTCTATGGCCAACGATGGTGGGACGCTGACCGTCAGAAAGTCTCCAAG TCGCTCTCATTCTCCATCACGGCTGATGTCCCCAAGTCGCTCAGCCATGCAGAATGGTGAGAAGGACTGGGATATTGCATCCACCATTTCTTCACCTGCCTCCATCCCTGAGTATACAG GACCCAAACTGTATAAGGAGCCAAGCTTCAAATCCAACAAGTTCATCATCCACAATGCCATCTCACGCTGCTGTTTGGCAGGCAAGGTCAATGAACCACAGAAAAACAAGATTATAGAG GAAATGGAGAAGAGTGCCGCCAACCACTTCCTCATCCTTTTCCGGGACTCGAGCTGCCAGTTCCGTGCGGTTTACACCATGAACCCTGAGACCGAGGAGCTGGTCCGTCTAACTGGAATCGGCCCTCGGCTGATCGGCCCCTCCATGGTCGAGTCCATCTATAAGTACAGCTCCGACCGCAAGCAGTTCACCGCCATCCCGTCCAAAACCATGTCCATGAGCGTGGACGCCTTCACCATCCCTGGCCACCTGTGGCAGAGCAAGCGCCCAGGGACACCCAAGAAGCTCGGAACACCGAAATGA
- the camsap3 gene encoding calmodulin-regulated spectrin-associated protein 3 isoform X1 has product MVDSTAMRKTFVVPDIKPLDQYDFSRAKICGSVGWLLAKSYGNAENVPVELRDPFYCDQYEQEHLKPPVTRLLLSPDLYCRTYGLLLAGGSGAEGPPKDSGALLQTLSKKGLSPKDQNVPVTEADLSHKPIKMSAHLALIDALMVVAAMETVSTVRANGGAEQFSGEASWENALLDWVNMLNEKLKERTDDDQTQPSSEPQPVQPSCPTRWYWKLVPLRYRKDKMLSKLKPCFPVVKEVNDLSNGCAIAVVIHYYCPGLLRLEDICMKDSMSLADSLYNLQLIREFCDSCLKSCCHLVLEDMLYNPPELQVNILSFLAELLYWFEVSKPEFVQPLQAPELTESTERTDNGNSNSSSPSIFKKPFLPISSPVTTAPGSLTQSTSMSHVEAAGRTWTKKPPSRSLSSAVSFSIPFGLDSDVDIVMGNPVITRSVSSDNLNPVGQPATHVPYTPPEDLTHVLSKPSGANGPHRASWATQNPKVPLLVEENGLDENDSGELPTIEEALQIIHNESKMEPRLHPDGAPDGFYLHSPDDPASRRHNGTPTTLSCSAPSHSGMQHRPSGVVREPGRTRHTSEGSRDDDSVLRDGSMDSDASEDLPKTHSTPATPAGSARGTRSQGAETPDSGIKMTSFAERKKKAVPEQPKTSEAPAPQMTTWAAKKADESPGKSPTLTNEMSELGARLEEKRKAIEAQKKRIEAIFAKHRQRLGKSAFLQLKKGQDGESEEGEGGSSAELDERLARLESEVQQDEEEQKKKQPLPEDEGNSSNKASAQQTPNEKPVAGTPGEKSTVPLGDYNNAVSKLNAALSSLQSDMQRLSEQQNQLMKKKTPTSNQAWVIPPSTKAPTPTGPPPRLSRESTREMVPTSTSSSPSPSRRVSAQITIPKSPGSHRRAQSAPPKSPKHHQPHSRSTDLKAPTITRVITAPHSVDNIPHRRRVFPWQYRDQTSSSFSIGTPASQLDSRPASQLLLPEDDNISDTGSSEDRTVFSLDLEGGSTNQLLPRKDYQSGGGSSGAPSECSFESDVPAASYSGKRSSLIEISLSSLRGLEGEDPDQGSGPDAISDSMSDLTEPETRGGVGFFFKDEARPEDEMAQRRAALLEKQQKRAEELKRKKQEQEKEREASRRGSMDELRIGERADRPQTPCTPPQSRTPPRAPTPEGTSHRRGDFTRQEYERRHQLKIMEDLDKVLRQKPTTVRGVKKQRPKTVFHDDSALSRSPAKGFMGSRLNKVYSHSTNNLSSMANDGGTLTVRKSPSRSHSPSRLMSPSRSAMQNGEKDWDIASTISSPASIPEYTGPKLYKEPSFKSNKFIIHNAISRCCLAGKVNEPQKNKIIEEMEKSAANHFLILFRDSSCQFRAVYTMNPETEELVRLTGIGPRLIGPSMVESIYKYSSDRKQFTAIPSKTMSMSVDAFTIPGHLWQSKRPGTPKKLGTPK; this is encoded by the exons AAAACGTTCCAGTGGAGCTGAGAGACCCCTTCTATTGTGACCAGTACGAGCAGGAGCACCTCAAGCCTCCAGTGACCAGGCTGCTGCTGTCGCCCGACCTCTACTGCCGCACCTACGGCCTGCTCCTGGCTGGGGGCTCCGGCGCGGAGGGCCCCCCCAAAGACAGTGGTGCTCTCCTGCAGACCCTCAGCAAAAAGGGCCTGTCTCCAAAAGACCAGAACGTCCCTGTGACCGAAGCTGACCTCAGCCACAAGCCCATCAAAATG AGTGCCCATTTGGCATTGATAGACGCGTTGATGGTGGTGGCTGCCATGGAGACGGTGAGCACGGTGCGGGCGAATGGCGGAGCGGAGCAGTTCAGCGGAGAAGCCTCCTGGGAGAACGCCCTTCTGGACTGGGTCAACATG TTAAATgagaaactgaaagaaagaaCAGATGATGACCAGACCCAGCCCAGCTCAGAGCCACAGCCTGTTCAACCCTCA TGTCCCACCCGCTGGTACTGGAAACTTGTTCCT CTCCGGTACAGGAAGGATAAGATGCTGTCCAAGCTGAAGCCCTGTTTTCCTGTGGTGAAGGAAGTGAATGACCTCTCCAATGGCTGTGCCATAGCTGTTGTTATCCACTACTACTGCCCCGGCCTGCTGCGCCTGGAAG acatTTGCATGAAGGATTCAATGTCTCTGGCGGACAGTCTCTACAATCTTCAACTCATTCGTGAGTTCTGTGACAGTTGTCTGAAGAGCTGCTGCCACCTAGTGTTGGAGGACATGCTCTACAACCCACCTGAGTTGCAG gTGAACATACTGAGCTTTCTGGCAGAGCTCCTGTACTGGTTTGAGGTCTCGAAGCCTGAATTCGTTCAGCCCTTGCAGGCTCCAGAGCTGACTG AATCCACTGAAAGGACTGATAATGGCAACAGCAACAG TAGCTCCCCCTCCATCTTTAAAAAGCCCTTCCTGCCCATCTCCTCCCCTGTGACCACAGCTCCAG GCTCTTTGACTCAGTCTACCTCAATGTCTCATGTAGAGGCAGCTGGTCGAACATGGACTAAGAAACCTCCAAG tcGCTCGCTGTCCTCTGCAGTGTCCTTTAGTATCCCCTTCGGTCTGGACAGCGACGTTGACATAGTGATGGGTAACCCAGTGATAACCCGCTCAGTCAGCTCTGACAACCTAAATCCAGTAGGACAGCCAGCGACGCATGTTCCCTACACCCCTCCAGAGGACCTTACTCACGTGTTGAGCAAGCCTTCTGGCGCCAATGGGCCTCACCGTGCCTCGTGGGCCACCCAGAACCCTAAGGTGCCcctgctggtggaggagaacggcCTGGATGAGAACGACTCCGGTGAGTTGCCTACCATTGAAGAGGCTCTGCAGATCATCCACAATGAAAGCAAAATGGAGCCCCGGCTGCACCCAGATGGAGCACCTGATGGCTTTTATTTGCACTCGCCGGATGACCCAGCCAGCCGAAGGCACAATGGAACCCCTACCACTCTCAgctgctccgccccttcccactCAGGAATGCAGCACCGGCCATCTGGGGTTGTACGTGAGCCGGGCCGCACCAGACACACATCGGAAGGCTCAAGAGATGATGATTCAGTGCTCAGAGATGGGAGCATGGACTCTGATGCATCCGAGGACCTTCCCAAAACCCATTCTACACCCGCCACCCCTGCAGGAAGTGCTCGTGGCACCCGCTCCCAGGGTGCAGAGACTCCTGACAGTGGAATAAAAATGACTAGCTTTGCCGAGCGCAAGAAGAAAGCTGTTCCAGAGCAGCCCAAAACCAGTGAGGCCCCTGCCCCACAGATGACAACCTGGGCGGCCAAGAAAGCAGACGAGAGCCCTGGAAAGAGCCCAACTCTCACCAATGAGATGTCAGAACTAGGGGCCAGACTTGAAGAAAAACGTAAGGCCATCGAAGCACAGAAGAAGCGCATCGAAGCCATCTTTGCAAAACATCGACAGAGGCTAGGCAAGAGCGCCTTCCTGCAACTCAAGAAGGGACAAGACGGAGAATCAGAGGAAGGTGAGGGCGGTTCCTCTGCAGAGCTAGATGAGCGATTGGCTCGCTTGGAGAGTGAAGTACAGCAGGATGAAGAGGAGCAGAAGAAAAAGCAACCTCTACCGGAGGATGAGGGTAATTCCTCAAACAAAGCTTCTGCACAGCAGACCCCTAATGAAAAGCCAGTGGCCGGTACACCGGGTGAAAAGAGCACAGTCCCGCTGGGTGACTACAACAACGCTGTATCAAAGCTGAACGCTGCTCTCAGCTCGCTGCAGAGCGACATGCAAAGGCTGTCTGAACAGCAGAACCAGTTGATGAAGAAGAAGACCCCAACCTCCAACCAGGCCTGGGTAATTCCACCCAGCACAAAAGCACCCACTCCAACAGGACCGCCTCCGCGACTGTCCAGAGAGTCGACCCGTGAAATGGTGCCAACCTCCACCTCCTCGTCCCCTTCCCCATCTCGCAGGGTCAGTGCTCAGATCACAATCCCCAAGTCGCCAGGCTCCCACCGAAGGGCACAGTCAGCACCACCAAAAAGCCCAAAACACCACCAACCACACTCACGATCAACGGACCTTAAGGCGCCAACAATTACCCGAGTCATCACCGCTCCTCATAGCGTGGACAACATCCCCCACCGACGCAGGGTGTTTCCTTGGCAGTATCGTGACCAGACCTCATCCTCTTTTAGCATTGGCACACCAGCGTCTCAGCTCGATTCCCGACCAGCTTCCCAGCTTCTCCTGCCTGAGGACGACAACATCTCTGACACAGGCTCCAGTGAGGACCGCACAGTCTTCAGCCTGGACTTAGAAGGGGGCTCCACCAACCAACTTCTACCCAGGAAGGACTATCAGAGCGGAGGTGGAAGTTCTGGAGCTCCATCAGAGTGCTCGTTTGAGAGTGATGTCCCAGCAGCTTCCTATAGTGGCAAGCGAAGCAGCCTAATTGAGATCTCCCTCTCTTCTTTGAGAGGGCTGGAAGGAGAGGACCCTGACCAAGGATCGGGACCCGATGCAATTTCCGACTCCATGAGTGACCTGACTGAGCCGGAGACAAGGGGCGGTGTCGGGTTCTTCTTTAAG gATGAGGCTCGGCCAGAAGATGAAATGGCTCAGAGGAGAGCTGCATTGCTGGAGAAGCAGCAGAAGAGAGCTGAAGaacttaaaaggaaaaaacaagagcaggagaaagagagggaggcgaG CAGACGCGGCTCCATGGACGAGTTGCGGATAGGTGAGCGAGCGGACCGTCCCCAGACGCCCTGCACCCCTCCCCAATCACGCACCCCACCCCGTGCTCCTACGCCCGAAGGTACCTCACACCGACGAGGAGATTTCACCCGACAGGAGTACGAACGACGCCACCAGCTGAAGATCATGGAGGACCTGGACAAGGTGCTGCGGCAGAAACCCACCACCGTCCGAGGGGTCAAAAAACAGCGACCTAAAACAGTGTTCCACGATGACTCCGCCCTCTCCCGCAGCCCAGCTAAAGGATTTATGG GTTCTCGTCTGAATAAAGTCTACTCTCATTCCACCAATAATCTTTCCTCTATGGCCAACGATGGTGGGACGCTGACCGTCAGAAAGTCTCCAAG TCGCTCTCATTCTCCATCACGGCTGATGTCCCCAAGTCGCTCAGCCATGCAGAATGGTGAGAAGGACTGGGATATTGCATCCACCATTTCTTCACCTGCCTCCATCCCTGAGTATACAG GACCCAAACTGTATAAGGAGCCAAGCTTCAAATCCAACAAGTTCATCATCCACAATGCCATCTCACGCTGCTGTTTGGCAGGCAAGGTCAATGAACCACAGAAAAACAAGATTATAGAG GAAATGGAGAAGAGTGCCGCCAACCACTTCCTCATCCTTTTCCGGGACTCGAGCTGCCAGTTCCGTGCGGTTTACACCATGAACCCTGAGACCGAGGAGCTGGTCCGTCTAACTGGAATCGGCCCTCGGCTGATCGGCCCCTCCATGGTCGAGTCCATCTATAAGTACAGCTCCGACCGCAAGCAGTTCACCGCCATCCCGTCCAAAACCATGTCCATGAGCGTGGACGCCTTCACCATCCCTGGCCACCTGTGGCAGAGCAAGCGCCCAGGGACACCCAAGAAGCTCGGAACACCGAAATGA